From the Proteiniborus ethanoligenes genome, one window contains:
- a CDS encoding YciI family protein — translation MILYAAILETIDPKKDAEILDVHKAYLQKYIDEGKIFAKGPFTDHSGGLIIYKTDSFEEAKKLAENDPVVLEQSRKLTLKEWRSNIE, via the coding sequence ATGATATTATATGCTGCTATATTAGAAACTATAGACCCTAAGAAGGATGCAGAAATATTAGATGTACATAAGGCTTATCTCCAAAAATATATAGATGAGGGGAAAATATTTGCAAAGGGACCATTTACAGATCATAGTGGAGGGCTTATAATTTACAAGACAGATAGCTTTGAAGAAGCAAAAAAGCTTGCAGAAAATGATCCTGTAGTATTAGAGCAATCTAGAAAACTTACCTTGAAAGAGTGGAGAAGTAATATTGAATAA
- a CDS encoding fumarylacetoacetate hydrolase family protein, with translation MKLIRFQKKKQIHYGILDNDEVTLVDNFNSMKVSNEPKLKAEEINILLPVNPSKILCVGLNYKTHAEEVNLSILKEPVIFMKPRTSLIKSRENIIYPKVSSRVDYEGELAVVIKKTGKNITKDNVKDYILGYICVNDVTARDLQPLDGQWIIAKGFDTFLPCSQWIETEVDINKATVTTLLNGEIKQKASCSDMIFSVEDIIIYCSNYMTLEEGDIILTGTPSGIGPMNVGDVVQVIIDGVGSCVNKIVAE, from the coding sequence ATGAAACTAATTAGATTCCAAAAGAAAAAGCAAATACATTATGGTATTTTAGATAATGATGAGGTAACCTTGGTAGATAACTTTAATTCCATGAAGGTATCAAATGAACCAAAGTTAAAGGCAGAAGAAATTAATATTCTTCTACCTGTAAACCCATCAAAAATATTATGCGTTGGATTAAATTATAAAACCCATGCTGAAGAAGTAAATTTAAGTATTTTGAAAGAGCCTGTAATTTTTATGAAGCCTAGAACATCCCTTATAAAATCAAGAGAGAACATTATATATCCTAAGGTTAGCAGTAGAGTCGATTATGAGGGAGAATTAGCAGTAGTAATTAAAAAAACAGGTAAAAATATTACTAAGGATAATGTAAAAGATTATATTTTAGGATATATATGTGTTAATGATGTAACAGCTAGGGACTTACAGCCTCTTGATGGACAATGGATAATTGCTAAAGGTTTTGATACCTTCTTGCCTTGTAGTCAATGGATAGAAACAGAAGTAGATATTAATAAGGCAACAGTAACAACTCTACTAAATGGAGAGATAAAACAGAAAGCCTCATGTAGTGATATGATTTTTTCTGTAGAGGATATTATCATTTATTGCTCTAATTATATGACTCTTGAAGAGGGTGATATTATATTAACGGGTACACCTTCTGGAATAGGTCCAATGAATGTTGGTGATGTAGTCCAAGTTATTATTGATGGTGTTGGTAGCTGTGTAAATAAAATAGTTGCAGAATAA
- a CDS encoding ABC transporter permease, translating to MNPVLKKELKTSMRTWRTPVMMSLYVLLLSLLVLLVFGDMLFSYNDYRGMRLDTVKEMFFVFTIFQLLLLTFIVPATTSNSISGERERSTLDLLICTRMSSISIILGKLFSSLAEVILLLLVSIPVMSTFFIFGGVSPGNIIIIFGFYFVTAILFGSIGIFMSTFFRKTSTSTIASYAITLFLLGGTFFVVLLTRAFYYLPRGLSITQSFPIVLYANPFSGLGAILFNMMGTDILSGFIGRGTGGNPLTPLYINLGFDIVASSILLYLSSLKINPMTRLGGKSKVKKKRKNKNSK from the coding sequence ATGAATCCAGTATTAAAGAAGGAACTAAAGACAAGTATGAGAACTTGGAGAACTCCCGTTATGATGTCCCTTTACGTCTTATTATTATCCTTATTAGTACTTTTAGTATTTGGAGATATGCTTTTTTCTTACAATGATTATAGGGGAATGAGATTAGATACTGTAAAAGAAATGTTTTTTGTATTTACTATTTTTCAGCTATTGCTATTAACATTTATAGTACCTGCTACTACTTCAAACAGTATTTCAGGAGAAAGGGAGAGAAGCACCTTAGATTTGCTTATATGTACTAGAATGTCAAGTATATCAATAATATTAGGGAAGCTATTTTCTTCACTAGCTGAAGTAATACTCCTGTTATTAGTGTCTATACCGGTTATGAGCACATTTTTCATATTTGGTGGAGTTTCCCCGGGAAATATCATCATTATATTTGGGTTTTACTTTGTAACTGCAATACTCTTTGGTAGCATAGGTATATTCATGTCTACATTTTTTAGAAAAACCTCTACATCAACTATAGCTAGCTATGCTATTACGTTATTCCTTTTGGGAGGTACATTTTTTGTAGTATTGTTAACTAGAGCCTTTTATTATTTACCTAGAGGACTTTCTATTACACAATCCTTCCCAATAGTACTATACGCCAATCCTTTTAGCGGACTTGGAGCAATACTTTTTAATATGATGGGTACAGATATATTAAGTGGATTTATTGGTAGGGGAACTGGTGGGAATCCTTTAACACCTTTATATATTAATCTAGGCTTTGATATAGTAGCATCAAGTATTTTACTTTATTTATCATCACTAAAGATTAACCCTATGACTCGATTAGGTGGTAAATCAAAGGTTAAAAAGAAAAGAAAAAATAAAAATTCCAAATAA
- a CDS encoding ABC transporter permease subunit: protein MFMYKEKFIDSSISKEQQEYLIRVKKRKKAILITQISILVLSIVLWELAAQFKWIDTFLTSNPSKIVKLFIKYVKNGSIFEHIGISLMETIVGFLAGTALGIIIAVFLWWSEFLAKVLDPYMVVLNSLPKTALAPIIILWAGAGYSGIIVTAVSISIVITILNIYGSFIEVDEDKIKMLKTFGATKTQILKKVVFPASIPSMISTLKVNIGMSWVGVIVGEFIVSRAGLGYLLVYGGQVFQLDLVMMSVIILAILTTFMYKVISIIENKFMKWRH, encoded by the coding sequence ATGTTCATGTATAAAGAAAAATTTATAGACAGCAGTATATCCAAAGAACAGCAGGAATACTTAATAAGAGTTAAAAAGAGAAAAAAAGCAATCCTCATAACTCAAATTTCCATATTGGTTTTATCAATTGTTCTTTGGGAGCTTGCTGCACAGTTTAAATGGATAGATACTTTTCTAACTAGTAACCCTTCAAAAATAGTTAAGCTTTTTATTAAATATGTAAAAAACGGTTCAATTTTTGAACATATTGGAATTTCCTTAATGGAAACTATTGTAGGTTTTTTAGCAGGAACTGCATTGGGAATAATAATTGCTGTTTTCCTGTGGTGGTCAGAGTTCTTAGCTAAGGTTTTAGACCCGTACATGGTGGTTTTAAATAGCCTTCCTAAAACAGCCTTGGCTCCTATTATAATTCTTTGGGCTGGAGCTGGCTACTCTGGTATTATAGTTACAGCAGTTAGTATATCTATTGTCATAACCATATTAAATATTTATGGAAGCTTTATAGAGGTTGACGAGGACAAAATAAAGATGCTAAAAACCTTTGGTGCTACTAAAACTCAGATATTAAAAAAAGTAGTGTTCCCTGCAAGCATACCTTCTATGATAAGTACTTTAAAAGTAAATATAGGAATGTCCTGGGTTGGTGTAATAGTTGGTGAGTTTATTGTATCTAGAGCAGGTCTAGGATATCTTCTTGTTTATGGTGGGCAAGTGTTTCAGCTAGACTTAGTTATGATGAGTGTTATCATACTAGCCATACTAACTACCTTTATGTATAAGGTGATATCTATAATAGAAAATAAATTTATGAAATGGAGACATTGA
- a CDS encoding ABC transporter ATP-binding protein, which yields MKNEKIVEIKNIRMNYHTLDGETVAIKDISLDIFNGEIVGFVGPSGCGKSTLLSIIAGLLKPTKGTVYINGKEVNSPSKNIGYMFQMDHLFEWRNIIDNVLIGLEIQKKVNDDTRKFAEDLLNTYGLSDFKMHYPRQLSGGMRQRVALIRTLAVKPDILLLDEPFSALDYQTRLAIADEIGTILKKEKKTALLVTHDIAEAISMSDRIVVLSNRPATIKEIVPIDLSCPNGNRTPMKCREAPEFRHYFNKIWKELDVHV from the coding sequence ATGAAGAATGAAAAAATAGTAGAAATCAAAAACATTCGTATGAATTACCACACTCTAGATGGAGAAACTGTAGCAATAAAAGATATAAGCCTTGATATTTTTAATGGTGAAATAGTTGGATTTGTTGGTCCTAGTGGTTGTGGCAAATCTACATTACTGTCTATAATAGCAGGATTGCTTAAGCCAACAAAAGGTACTGTTTATATCAATGGAAAGGAAGTAAACAGTCCTAGCAAAAACATTGGGTATATGTTCCAAATGGACCATCTCTTTGAGTGGAGAAACATTATAGACAATGTATTAATAGGATTAGAAATACAAAAAAAAGTAAATGATGATACTAGGAAGTTTGCTGAAGACCTTCTTAATACTTACGGTTTATCTGATTTTAAAATGCATTACCCTAGACAGCTTTCTGGAGGAATGAGACAAAGAGTAGCACTAATTAGGACCTTAGCTGTAAAGCCAGATATCCTTTTATTAGATGAACCATTTTCCGCTCTTGACTATCAGACAAGACTTGCTATTGCTGATGAAATAGGTACTATTCTTAAAAAAGAGAAGAAGACTGCTTTATTAGTTACACATGATATTGCAGAAGCTATTTCTATGTCTGATAGAATAGTTGTTTTGTCTAATAGACCAGCTACAATAAAAGAAATAGTCCCTATTGATCTAAGCTGTCCAAATGGTAATAGAACACCTATGAAATGTAGGGAAGCTCCTGAATTTAGACATTATTTCAATAAAATATGGAAGGAGCTTGATGTTCATGTATAA
- a CDS encoding ABC transporter ATP-binding protein, whose protein sequence is MIRIENLTKKYGSFTAVDNLSLEIKEGEIFGFVGPNGAGKTTTLKMIATLLKPTSGSIYINDTEISKNIKEARNQIGYMPDFFGVYDNLKVNEYLEFYADIAGLNKEEKKKMIGDLLDLVDLTNKVDSYVDQLSRGMKQRLCLARSLIHNPSFLLLDEPASGMDPRARVQMKDILRELRKMGKTILISSHILPELAELCTSIGIIENGEMVISGTVDEIMKKVTGTHGLRIKVLDNIEKTVNLLMEEPLVSNIYENENIIEFSFDGGERESANLIKKLVAQDIPLASFNLLESNLEEIFMQVTKGDVEQ, encoded by the coding sequence ATGATAAGAATAGAAAATTTAACTAAAAAATATGGAAGCTTTACTGCAGTAGATAATCTTTCCTTAGAAATAAAGGAAGGAGAAATATTTGGTTTTGTTGGGCCAAATGGTGCAGGAAAAACTACTACCTTAAAGATGATAGCGACCTTGCTTAAGCCTACCTCTGGAAGCATATATATAAATGATACAGAAATATCTAAGAATATTAAAGAAGCAAGAAACCAAATAGGATACATGCCTGACTTTTTCGGTGTATATGACAATCTAAAGGTTAATGAATATTTAGAGTTTTATGCTGACATAGCAGGACTTAATAAGGAAGAAAAGAAAAAAATGATTGGGGATCTTTTAGACCTAGTAGATTTAACAAATAAAGTAGACTCTTATGTAGACCAATTATCTAGAGGTATGAAGCAAAGACTATGCTTAGCTAGAAGCCTTATCCACAATCCTAGTTTTTTACTCCTAGACGAGCCTGCATCAGGTATGGACCCTAGAGCAAGGGTGCAGATGAAGGATATATTAAGAGAGCTTAGAAAAATGGGAAAGACCATATTAATCAGTTCTCACATATTGCCTGAATTGGCAGAGCTTTGTACTAGTATAGGAATAATAGAGAATGGCGAAATGGTCATAAGTGGTACTGTTGATGAGATAATGAAAAAGGTAACCGGTACACATGGATTACGCATAAAAGTTTTAGATAATATAGAGAAGACAGTAAATTTACTAATGGAAGAGCCTTTAGTATCAAACATATACGAAAATGAAAATATAATTGAATTTAGCTTTGATGGTGGGGAGAGGGAAAGTGCTAATCTTATTAAAAAGCTTGTAGCACAAGATATTCCACTAGCTTCATTTAATCTTCTAGAAAGCAATTTAGAAGAAATATTTATGCAGGTTACGAAAGGAGACGTGGAGCAATGA
- a CDS encoding CoA-disulfide reductase has translation MKIVIVGGVAAGMSAAAKIKRDNPSFEVIVLEKGLETSYGACGLPYYISDVNPVEELLRIRRAEEFIKSGIDVRLGNEVIKLEPNNKTITILDENNNEYMESYDICIIATGASAIVPKLEGVNLKNVFTLKTIEDANKIKSAINDKIKNVVIVGGGYIGIELVETFHHLGKKITLIERLDHIMQSFDPDMSDHIKTSLINQGVDIRCSETLVKVEGTDFVNRVVTDKAIIDADMVILALGVRPNTSFLEGTGVEMLQNGAIVVDERMKTNIDSIYACGDCATIYHRILKKNVFIPLGTNANKQGRLVAKSIKGEDFRLEVALGSAMMKVNNLECARTGLSEAEARSNGINYGVHTITAQTHAPYYPDSKEIRIKIVYRKPDKVLLGAQLIGEKDVAWRMNTLAVCIHNEMTLDEISLLDLGYAPPYSMPWDAIHIVAQSVKE, from the coding sequence ATGAAAATAGTAATTGTTGGTGGAGTTGCTGCAGGAATGAGTGCAGCAGCTAAGATTAAAAGGGACAATCCAAGCTTTGAGGTCATCGTTTTAGAAAAGGGGCTTGAAACTTCATATGGGGCTTGCGGGTTACCATATTATATTTCAGATGTAAATCCAGTAGAGGAGTTACTAAGAATTAGAAGAGCAGAGGAATTCATTAAATCAGGTATTGATGTCAGATTAGGAAATGAAGTAATTAAATTAGAGCCTAATAACAAAACCATTACAATACTAGACGAAAATAATAATGAATATATGGAGAGTTATGATATTTGTATAATTGCAACAGGTGCTTCTGCTATAGTCCCAAAGCTTGAAGGCGTAAACCTTAAAAACGTATTTACACTAAAGACTATAGAGGATGCTAATAAGATAAAATCAGCTATAAACGATAAAATTAAAAATGTTGTTATTGTAGGTGGAGGATATATTGGCATAGAATTAGTTGAAACTTTCCACCATTTAGGGAAAAAAATAACCTTGATTGAAAGATTAGATCACATAATGCAATCCTTTGATCCTGACATGAGTGACCATATAAAAACTAGCCTAATCAATCAAGGTGTTGATATTAGATGCTCTGAAACTCTAGTAAAAGTTGAAGGAACAGATTTTGTAAATAGGGTAGTAACTGATAAGGCCATAATTGATGCAGATATGGTGATTCTTGCATTAGGAGTAAGACCTAATACAAGCTTCTTAGAGGGTACAGGAGTTGAAATGCTACAAAATGGCGCAATTGTAGTAGATGAAAGAATGAAGACAAATATTGATTCTATCTATGCCTGTGGTGATTGTGCAACTATATATCATAGAATATTAAAGAAAAATGTATTTATTCCACTTGGAACAAATGCAAACAAGCAGGGCCGATTAGTAGCTAAGTCTATTAAGGGAGAGGATTTTAGATTAGAAGTAGCTTTGGGTAGTGCTATGATGAAGGTCAACAATTTGGAATGTGCAAGAACTGGTTTAAGTGAAGCGGAGGCAAGGAGTAATGGAATAAATTATGGAGTTCATACAATAACTGCACAGACTCATGCACCTTACTATCCAGATTCTAAGGAAATTAGGATTAAGATTGTATATAGAAAACCGGACAAGGTATTGCTTGGGGCACAGCTTATTGGGGAGAAGGATGTGGCTTGGAGAATGAACACCTTAGCCGTTTGTATTCACAATGAAATGACACTAGATGAAATCTCCCTACTAGACTTAGGATACGCACCACCATATTCTATGCCTTGGGATGCCATTCATATAGTAGCACAATCAGTAAAGGAGTAA
- a CDS encoding CoA-transferase subunit beta, which produces MEDIRISDMMVVSLARLLKNKENAFHGVASIMPMVAIMLSRKVHNKELTYLNITGGVNIEDAELTISTDGNNLFQSSKSVVKLTDIFDLSARNKLDIAFLSCSQVDQYGNINNSVIGNYHNPKVRLPGGAGSAVLLPTAKEAIVWKSKHDTRSFVENVDFITAKGNVSYVVTPKCIFKRVDGKLKLYELYPFETLDSIIENTSFSIDHEGFSVSLPPTGEEMIALNQIDPDRLRDSEL; this is translated from the coding sequence ATGGAAGATATAAGAATTTCAGATATGATGGTAGTATCCTTGGCAAGATTATTAAAGAATAAAGAAAATGCTTTTCATGGTGTAGCATCAATAATGCCTATGGTTGCTATTATGCTAAGCAGAAAAGTACACAATAAAGAATTAACATATTTAAATATAACTGGTGGAGTAAACATTGAAGATGCAGAATTAACCATATCTACTGATGGAAATAATTTGTTCCAGTCAAGTAAAAGTGTTGTCAAATTAACAGATATATTTGATCTTTCAGCTCGCAATAAATTAGATATAGCTTTCTTAAGCTGTAGCCAGGTAGACCAATATGGAAATATAAACAATTCTGTTATAGGTAATTACCATAATCCTAAGGTTAGATTACCTGGTGGAGCAGGAAGTGCAGTATTGTTACCAACAGCTAAGGAGGCAATTGTCTGGAAATCAAAGCATGATACTAGAAGCTTTGTTGAGAACGTTGACTTTATAACTGCTAAAGGAAATGTTTCTTATGTAGTTACTCCAAAATGTATTTTCAAAAGAGTGGATGGTAAGCTAAAATTGTATGAGCTTTATCCATTTGAAACCTTAGATAGCATAATAGAAAATACTTCATTCAGTATAGACCATGAAGGATTTTCTGTATCGTTACCTCCTACAGGGGAAGAAATGATCGCTTTAAATCAGATAGATCCAGACAGATTAAGAGATAGTGAGCTATAA
- a CDS encoding CoA transferase subunit A has product MDKIRDINEVIEMMKSNDIIAFGGNVLHRSPIQVAYHIANSNIKDLHIVKTAMAMEIDILALSKSVKKVSAGFISYEGEFGLCNNYRKAVQDGEIQVQEHACYSVIAALRAAIYGIPFMPIRGLLGSDLVHTMDYKTVADPYTGEEIVAIQAIVPDWGIIHVQKADRFGNCEIIGPMYEDDIVCRAAKNTIITCEEIVGDEYFKDKKADISEVFVKYVVELPKGASPGYCPGYYGLDKEKINSFKNKGTLK; this is encoded by the coding sequence ATGGACAAAATTAGAGATATTAATGAAGTAATTGAAATGATGAAATCTAATGATATTATTGCATTTGGGGGTAATGTACTTCATAGAAGCCCAATACAAGTAGCTTATCACATTGCAAACTCAAATATAAAGGATTTGCATATAGTAAAAACTGCTATGGCTATGGAAATAGATATTTTAGCACTTTCAAAATCAGTTAAAAAAGTTTCAGCAGGATTTATAAGCTATGAAGGTGAGTTTGGATTGTGTAATAATTATAGAAAAGCAGTCCAAGATGGAGAAATCCAAGTTCAAGAGCATGCATGCTATTCTGTAATAGCAGCTTTAAGAGCTGCTATATATGGTATTCCTTTCATGCCAATACGTGGACTTTTGGGTAGTGATTTAGTCCACACCATGGACTACAAAACTGTTGCTGACCCATATACAGGAGAAGAAATAGTTGCCATACAAGCCATAGTTCCTGATTGGGGGATCATTCATGTTCAAAAAGCTGATAGATTTGGGAACTGCGAAATAATAGGGCCTATGTATGAAGATGATATAGTATGTAGAGCTGCTAAAAACACAATTATAACCTGCGAAGAAATTGTTGGAGATGAATATTTTAAGGATAAAAAAGCAGATATTAGCGAAGTGTTTGTTAAGTACGTTGTAGAGCTACCAAAAGGTGCAAGCCCTGGCTATTGTCCTGGATATTATGGATTAGATAAAGAAAAAATAAATAGCTTTAAAAATAAGGGAACCTTAAAGTAA
- a CDS encoding glutaredoxin family protein, which translates to MANVTIFTSNTCGYCTLAKDYLNEKGVSYEEKNIQTDPSARKELMQKGYMGVPVIIVNGEEIVGFDKARLEQLL; encoded by the coding sequence ATGGCAAATGTAACAATTTTTACTAGCAATACATGTGGATATTGCACATTAGCAAAAGATTATCTAAATGAAAAAGGTGTAAGCTACGAAGAAAAAAACATTCAAACTGATCCATCTGCAAGAAAGGAATTAATGCAAAAAGGATATATGGGAGTTCCAGTAATCATTGTAAATGGTGAAGAAATCGTAGGCTTTGATAAGGCAAGATTAGAACAACTATTATAG
- a CDS encoding DUF7408 domain-containing protein, whose translation MEAYGEEAFEVKSNVGFNGFYKYEYDTPISIEIKNNLKDVKGKVQVLFQVISYSGKKLYVAHTKELDIAKGATKTVTMEINNDRYTSKYAIRILDNNDKVIWEEKALSMPTPKSSNTLGIGILSDDIESLRYLTLMAFSDANNRGTSRNTSICEIDNFPTNPKHLNMLDMILINNYNTENLNSDQKEALKKWIEDGGVLLIGTGPNYSKTLKDLDDLNFVKINGSASITEFNDMKDTYGRVFQPNIPLSIINAELIAGKVELKEDNQPIIFSSNKGNGKVIIFGFDLGLSPFVEWEGRVKYLEKFLDGSTSWKYSLDMAARNSNSNSRYSYLNRYLPKSKVPSVKVMIIILMAFTLVVGPINYIVLKKLDKRELAWITIPSLAVLASSIILLWGTGGSFKNPLMNNISIISFNKDMTSVDINTSSGVISFKNGSVDIKGGENVNISIPANEVRAEYLEFNEDDIVLEYILNKNKTISFKKRGVWDVQQVTFNESKRLDNGIIQEIKLKDNALTGEIKNNSGLELKDAIIFYGLDYYRIGDIKSGDAKKIDFKLNTTASSNQTASMYRKDFYQVLDSIYPWNRGPRTNVAQEDILPNEMKREILEGFFGSNTYYDNENSAFLIAWNTDKLLSDITVNGKATDRIDRNLFTMPIEIGYEPGELVNIPYGILSLKILELSSLHLDTYDKSLHGQGYVIMSAKPEDNIELEKMDINLIYGNVSSSHKVWIYNYERDEWETYNSFTISIDMDNRDIYYDEAYGTQIKIELDGRDYIRIPTFSVKGVAK comes from the coding sequence ATGGAAGCCTATGGAGAAGAAGCCTTCGAAGTGAAATCTAATGTAGGCTTTAATGGCTTTTACAAATATGAATATGATACGCCAATAAGCATAGAGATAAAAAATAATCTAAAGGATGTAAAAGGTAAAGTTCAAGTGCTTTTTCAGGTAATATCCTATTCAGGTAAAAAGCTATATGTGGCTCATACTAAAGAGCTAGATATAGCAAAGGGCGCTACAAAGACTGTAACAATGGAAATTAATAATGATAGATACACATCTAAATATGCAATAAGAATTTTAGATAATAATGATAAGGTAATATGGGAGGAAAAAGCCTTATCAATGCCGACACCCAAATCTTCCAATACTTTAGGCATAGGAATATTAAGCGATGATATTGAGTCCCTTAGATATTTAACTCTTATGGCTTTTTCAGATGCAAATAATAGAGGTACATCAAGAAATACTTCCATATGCGAAATAGATAATTTTCCTACAAATCCTAAGCATTTAAACATGCTGGACATGATACTCATAAATAATTATAATACCGAGAATTTAAATAGTGATCAAAAAGAAGCATTAAAGAAATGGATAGAAGATGGAGGGGTCCTTCTAATAGGTACAGGTCCAAATTACAGCAAAACATTAAAGGATTTAGATGACCTAAATTTTGTTAAAATAAATGGGTCTGCTTCAATTACAGAGTTTAATGACATGAAGGACACCTATGGAAGAGTATTCCAGCCTAATATTCCTTTATCTATAATAAATGCAGAGCTAATTGCGGGCAAAGTAGAGCTTAAGGAAGATAATCAGCCAATTATTTTTAGCTCCAATAAAGGCAATGGCAAGGTAATTATATTTGGGTTTGACCTAGGACTAAGTCCCTTTGTAGAATGGGAAGGAAGAGTTAAGTATTTAGAAAAATTTTTAGATGGTAGTACTTCATGGAAATATTCCTTGGATATGGCTGCCAGAAATAGTAACTCTAATAGCAGATACTCTTATTTAAACAGATATTTACCTAAAAGCAAGGTGCCATCTGTTAAAGTAATGATAATTATTTTAATGGCTTTTACACTAGTAGTAGGGCCTATAAACTATATAGTTTTAAAGAAGCTAGATAAAAGGGAGCTTGCTTGGATTACAATACCTTCTTTAGCAGTGCTTGCTTCTTCTATAATACTTTTATGGGGTACGGGAGGCAGCTTTAAAAACCCACTTATGAACAATATTTCTATAATTAGCTTTAATAAAGATATGACCAGTGTTGATATAAACACTTCCTCAGGAGTTATAAGCTTTAAAAATGGAAGTGTAGATATAAAGGGTGGAGAAAATGTGAACATATCAATACCAGCCAATGAAGTAAGAGCAGAATATCTTGAATTTAATGAGGATGATATTGTCCTTGAATATATCCTTAACAAAAACAAGACTATCTCCTTTAAGAAAAGAGGAGTTTGGGATGTTCAACAGGTAACATTTAACGAAAGCAAAAGGCTTGATAATGGAATAATTCAAGAAATTAAATTAAAGGACAATGCTTTAACAGGTGAGATTAAGAACAATTCAGGTCTAGAGTTGAAGGATGCTATTATATTTTATGGGCTTGACTATTATAGAATAGGCGACATTAAAAGTGGAGATGCTAAAAAAATTGATTTTAAGCTCAACACTACAGCTTCATCTAATCAAACTGCTTCAATGTATAGAAAAGACTTTTATCAAGTACTAGATTCTATTTACCCATGGAATAGAGGGCCAAGAACTAATGTGGCTCAAGAAGATATTCTTCCTAATGAAATGAAAAGAGAAATATTAGAAGGTTTTTTCGGTTCAAATACTTATTATGATAATGAAAATAGTGCATTTCTAATAGCATGGAATACAGATAAGCTTTTAAGTGATATAACTGTAAACGGGAAAGCAACAGACCGAATAGATAGAAACTTATTTACTATGCCTATAGAAATAGGTTATGAGCCTGGTGAATTAGTTAATATACCTTATGGGATTTTATCCCTAAAAATATTAGAATTATCAAGCTTACATCTAGATACCTATGATAAAAGCCTTCATGGCCAAGGCTATGTAATAATGTCAGCAAAGCCAGAGGACAATATAGAGCTTGAAAAGATGGATATTAATTTAATTTATGGCAATGTATCCTCAAGTCACAAGGTTTGGATATACAACTATGAAAGGGATGAATGGGAGACTTATAATAGCTTTACCATATCTATAGATATGGATAATAGAGACATCTATTATGATGAAGCATATGGAACTCAGATAAAAATAGAATTGGACGGAAGAGATTACATCCGCATACCTACATTTTCAGTAAAGGGGGTAGCAAAATAG